CTCCGGGAAAACCCAGTTCAGAGAGGCTGGAACTCAGGAATAACGAGGAGGAATCCTCCCCCCGGGCCCCTCCGCCACCCGGAGGCTCCGACATCGATTTCCAAGATATGCAATTCCCTCTCCCAGAGAGCACCTTGGAGGAagcccttccctgccccaaTCCTGTGTTTTTGTCAGGATTAAGATGTACCAATAGCTTTTAACTAAGTTATTATGCAGTCGTCCTACTGATGGGCTCTGTTTTGCAATGAGGCCCGTTTCTTCTGCCCCTCCACCTTTTTGTTAGCACTTTTTAACCCGCTTGTCGTTTGCCTTTGGTTTTCTATGTGTATTTATAATGGAgatgtatatatgtaaaaagatttttttttgaatATGTGCCTTTGACTAATAATTCCTGGATTTTCTACTTGCCTCCGAAGTTTTTCATTCTGCTCAGTAAAAATGGAAAGGAAGCCACAGATGTGATGTCTGTAAGTCCCAGCTCTCTTTGTCCATCCGCCTGGCCTGAGGTGCAGGATCCCAGCCGGGGCTCGGGTAAGGATGGGGATCTGAGGCCCAGGGTCTGGTTATCTCCCTTGTCACACATGGTGGCAGTTGGGGCCCCAGGGCCAGAGGAGGATCCTCCCTGGCACTGCCTGTCCTTGAGGCTGCTCCCACCCGCCTTTGTTTGGGAAAACACTAAAGGATAAAGGAGCTGCTGTCCAGGCCTTTGGCAGCACCAGCTGTTGTTGTCCAGCCCCGCTGTGTCCCTGTGGGATAGGGATGAGCTGCAGGCAATGGGAACAGAGCAGGGATTCACACAACGGCACCATGGTAGCTCCCAAAACCAGCCCCTGAGTGCTCAGGCAGGACCTGGAGCAGGGTCCTGCTGGGCTCCTGGGCTGGAGGGAGCCCAGCACGACACGCACCTTCCCCTGCTCCGCTTGTCCCCACAGGGCCCcttgggagcagcagctgagccGGGATTCGTGCGCAATTCCCTGCTCAGCCCTAAGGATTATCCCGGCTGAGCTCCAGCCTTGCGCAAGGTCTCCGCTGCCCTGCAAAGCTCCAGGTTCTGCCAGCGCGGCCTCATTCACGGCTCATACCCAGACACAGGGCTCACTTCTAACACCTCTATTTATTATTGCAAGGGGACTCAGGGTGCTGCTCTATGCCCAGCAGCGGCCACCGGCCCCAGGAAGCCTCCATCCAGCAGCTGCACGCCTGGGTTCAGGCCTGCCTCACCAGCGAGCTGGCTTCAAGACAGGCCATCatgggggctggaggaggagagtcCATGGGCAGCGGGAGGCAGGcgctgggcagggagaggagcaggcCTAGAGGTAGGCAGGCAGGTCCTTCTCGATCACCTGCCAAAGAGAAGGGGAGCACTGTGCTGGGGGAACATCCCTGCCCCGACACCGTGCccaaagcccccccccccccagcctcagCCCAGGGGACTCCTCAGAGGCTGCACCCCTTttctgggagcactgggggcttCTTTTCCCCCAGACAAAGAAgcagggctcagccccagcttcttcccctcctccaatGGGTCTGGCAGCACTTACATAGGGATCCTCCATGGGGCTGTACCTCTTCACTACTTGGCCCTCCCGGTTAATGAGGAACTGTGGAGGGAAGCAGCACCCGGGGAGCTGGTGAACCTGAGGTCTGCCCTGCGGAGCCACAGCCCCCCAGGAACCCCTTGGGCTGCTGCTACCCCAACATCCAGGGTAACCACACAGATCAGAGCCTCGgagcccccccccagctcctcagTGCCAGTGATGGATGGTGGCTGTGTCCTACCTTAGTGAAGTTCCACTTTATTGCGctaggagagaaaaaaacaggagTGAGACTGGGCAGAGAAAACCCCTTCCTCTTGCTGCAGCCGGGCCCCCGTTCCCCTCACTCACTTGCCCAGGGTGCCTCGTCCTTTGGGCTGGTCCTTCATCCACTTCCAGAGCGGGTGAGCATCATCCCCGTTCACATCGATCTTGCTGAACATGTCAAACTTCACCCCGTAGCTCGCAGCAAATGCCTTGATCTGAGCGTTGTCCCCGGGTTCCTGCACAAGGGCTCGGTGTGAGCCCATCCCCGGCCGCCCTTACCGCCCGCTCCGGAGCCGCTCCCGCACCTACCTGCTTCCCAAACTGGTTGCAGGGAAAGCCGAGGATGCGTAAACCCCTCTCAGCGTATCGGGCGTGCAGGTCAACAAGCTGAGTGTAGTTTACCGCGGTCTTTCCTCATTTAGAAGCTACGTTGGTGATGATGCACACGTACCCCCTGTGCGGAAACAGGCGGCTCGGTGGCGGTGCCCCCCCCTCCCAGGTTACACAATGACGATCCCGTGAAGCGCAATCACAGCCGCGCTCCGCCCCCCCCGCCTACCGGTACTGCTCCAGGGAGACGTCGTTGCCATCGATGTCCAAGGCGTGGAAGTCGTAGATGGCCCTGGCCGAGCGCCACTCCTCCGCCTGGGCGCACTGCGGAGCGTGGGGAGGCACCGTCACCGGCCGCACCCCCTGTACCAGCCCCGGCATCCCCGAGCCCCGGCACCCGCTGccccgcgccccccccccccaggccccggacccccccccctccctcaaCCGTGAGGCCCCGGTCACGATCGCGTCCCGGTCACGATCGCGTCCCGGCCGCTCCGCACTGACCATGCCCCGCACCGGCGCCGCTGCCGCAACCGCAGCCCGCACCGCGCCCCGCACTGCCTGACCCCATCCCATCGCGCGGCACCGCCCCCCGCAGGCTCTCAGCCAATGGGTGGCGCGGACTCACCGAGGCACCGCCTTTTTCTGGCGGAGCAGCCAATCAGCGCGAAGGACTGGGGGGGAGTCAGACCGGATGGAATCGGGGCGTTGGGCGAGACCATGAAtatggaggggaggaaggacGGACAAGGTGGCGGGAGGGGCGCGGAGCTGCGCTCCAGGCTggctcccccttcccccccataGGTTTCCTCCTGATCGGAGCGCGCTCCGCGGCCTGCCCAGTGTGGGCCGCAGACAACCGGAGACCCGGCAGCGAGACACCGGTTCCCCGTGTCCCCCCCGAGGAGGAGCGGCGTGGAGCGGTCCGCGGGCGGAACAACGTTCCCAGCAGCCCCTGAGGTGAGGTGTTTGTGGCTGCCGCGGTCGCGCCATGGACGATGAGGAGGAGACGTACCGGCTGTGGAAGATCCGCAAGACCGTCATGCAGGTGCGGGGCCGGGCCCGGACAGGCTGGGAGCGCTGGGGCTGTGCGGCCGGGAGgggagaagctgcgtggagacctcagagcagcttccagtgtctgaagggagctacaaggatgctggagagggactcgtcattagggactgtagtgacaggacaaggggtgacggGTTCAAAGtgaagcaggggaagttcagattgaatctaaggaagaaattcttcactgtgagggtgctgaggcactggaacgggttgcccaggggaagttgtgagtgctctatccctggcactgttcaaggccaggttggatgaagccttgggtgccacggttcagtgtgaggtgcccctgcccatgggaggggttGGAACCGGGTGATCtccaggtcctttccaacccattccGTGGTTCTATGGTTCTTTGACCCGACCCCCGCGGCTCCCGCAGCTCTGCCACGACCGCGGGTACCTGGTGACTCAGGACGAGCTGGACCAGACGCTGGAGGAGTTCAAGGCGCAGTTCGGGGACAAGCCCAGCGAGGGCCGGCCCCGCCGCACCGACCTCACCGTGCTGGTGGCTCACAACGACGACCCCACCGACCAGATGTTTGTCTTCTTCCCCGGTGAGCGGCGCCCGGGCCCGCCAGGCCTGGAgcatggggggggtgggggatgcTCCCGGTGACCCCCGTGGTTTCTGCCCCAGAGGAGCCCAAGGTGGGGATCAAGACCATCAAGATGTACTGCCAGCGGATGCAGGAGGAGAACATCACCCGGGCGCTCATCGTGGTGCAGCAGGGCATGACTCCCTCGGCCAAGCAGGTGGggagaggctgctgctgaggcaCTGGGGACCTAGAGGCTGTGGCTTTAAACCCAAGTGTATGTAAGCACAGCAACAGGTTCTGGTTGCAaaggggcaggcaggaggggaaggacaTGGGTGAGGGATGCTTTGTGCCTGTTTTGCCTCTGTGTGTGAGCGTGAGTGGTCCCCACGTGCAGCAGCGGGTGTTTGCCCCCAGAGCCGTGCTGCCGCCTGACAGAGCTTTCCCTTGGCAGTCCCTGGTGGATATGGCTCCCAAGTACATCCTGGAGCAgttcctgcagcaggagctgctgatcAACATCACCGAGCACGAGGTGAGCAggaacagctgctgctgtggtgatgGGCTGGGTGCTTTCTCTGCCTTCCCAATGTTCCAGCCTCTCTCCCCTTTCACAGCTGGTCCCAGAGCACGTTGTCATGACAAAGGAAGAAGTAACGGAGCTGCTGGCCAGATAGTATCCTTTGTGCCTGccctccctgctctggagccatgCGTGCTCCTTCGGGCTGGAAATGATCCCTCCCGTCCGTGTTGGTTTGTTGCTCtggtcctgctgcaggagcctctCCTTGACTCTCTGCAGTAAGCTGAGGGAGAACCAGCTCCCACGCATCCAGGCAGGTGATCCTGTGGCCCGGTACTTCGGGATAAAGCGTGGCCAGGTAAGAGAcaaacagcacagggagcagggtgggggggtgggggggtggggggggcagaTGCTCTGCAGTGGTTCAGAGCTCTCAGAGGCAGGAAGGGCACCTCTTCCACATGGAAAAGCTGCTGTAAGTTGGGTACAGAGGGGTGGAAGCCTCACAGATCCCTGGCTGTGGGGCCAGGTGAAGGGGGGGAGCTGGGTGTTGGATGTACTTGAGCCGGGCAGGGAGTCCTGCAGGGGAAGCCCCACCAGCTCCTCTCCCTCATGAATCCCTTCTGCTGGCGTTCCAGGTAGTGAAGATCATCAGGCCGAGCGAGACTGCCGGCCGGTACATCACCTACAGGCTGGTGCAGTGACCTGGAGCTGTGGGGTAAGGGCAGCTCCTGAGGCTGACACTGGGGCATTCCAGCATGGACTGGAAATAGCTGCCTCCAGGAAAAGCCTATCTCAGGTTTCAGTTGCTTTTGGAGGGGAGGGAGCTGTTGGTGAGAGGACAGAGCAGAGGTGGCTGAGGGGGATCGCATCCCGAGTTTTCTTGCTTCCAGGTGTGGAAGAGCTGTGTGACTCCTCCTGATCTCCCACCCAGCAGCACTCAGACACCTGCCTCTTCACAGCTGGCCAAGCAAACCCTCGCTCTGCCTTGCCTCTACAAGCTCCTTGGCCTCGTGCCTTGTTTGCCAGTGAGGACGGTGCTGTAACTCCTTGCTCAGGACTCGAGGCATGGAAGTTACCTGAAGCAGCACGAGTGTGCAGGGAGGAAGCGAGTGGCAAAAggcctttgctttcctgttctgGTCTATAGACTCCTCTTTGAATAAAGGTTTGCCCTCCCATtgctcctcactgctgctcctcagcctctccctggGGCAAAGCCCCCTGGACTTGTTATGTTCAGAGCCTTGCTGCTGATTTTTGGACATGGCCAAGCCCAGagctctccctgcagcctcagCCTTTTGCCACCGACTTGGTTCCCTTGTTCTACCCTGTGGCCCTTGGCTGAGACCTTGGTGTTCCCATTCCACGGAGCTGTCGCTCATCACCCTCCATCACTTCCATTTCCATCTCTTCCAGGTCTCTTGAGGGGGTTTTAAGCTGGAGCCCCTCGAGTGCTTCTGGTGCTCAGCCCCCTGTGGTTGGGAAGACTCAGCTCTCCAGGCCGGGGGTGGGAACACAGGGATTTTATTCCTGGCAACATGTCAATCCCAACACGTGTCACACCCGGCTCACGGGCATGTTGGAACAAGCAGCTCCACTGTTCTTGTgctgcattcacacacacacaaggtaCCCATTGCCACAGGAAGCTCAAGCACagctttgtttgtgtgtgtgtgtgtccgtCCCAACTCACAGTCATTGTCACCCACCCTCCCAAACACGCCTGGtactgcctgtgctgcagtgtgggagCAGGAGCCAGCCCTCGGCCTCCTTCCTCTCGCCACCCTGgaaaaatcatggaatcatagaataggttgggttggaacagacctgaagatcatccagttccaccccctgccacaggcagggacacctcaccctaagCCATGTCcctcaaagctctgtccaacctggccttgagcactgccagggatggagcattccccaCTTCTTCCCAGTGTCCTGATGCTGTGCTGCGGAGCAGGAGGTCCCTCAGGCATCTCTCGCTCTTCTTTAGCTCAGTTTGAAGCAGTTTCACTGGGGTTTGTGTGTACCTTTACCTGCTCTGCTGAGACACGGTTCCCACTGCTCTGGAGAGCTTCAGCCCTGACCCCCTGTGCCAGGATGGATCCTGAAGGGATCTGGTTGATCAGTTCTACACTATCAGGTCCTCGCTGGTTGTTGGGAAACAGCTTTGGATTCATGCAGTTCCTTCAGGACCAGGGACTGTGAGTAGCTGCTGTGAGCTTCCCAtgtgcatccatccatccatccatccacccacccatcATGGTCTTCACTCAGTGACAGCAGGATGCAGCCCAGCTACGAGCAGGGtaagaggaggcagcagcttccAGCTCTTCATAAGCTCCAAATGTACTAATTTCTCTATGCTCCAGGGCAGAACAGTCAGAGCTTTCAAACACTTTGGTCTCATTTAACCCTGGTTAAGCCAGCCGAGGTAGTGGAGCCATGGTCAAGGCAGTCATAAAAGGAGAAGCCTTTTACACTAGTAGGGCTGTGACTTACCTCAGGCCATGGGGAtcctgaggaagaggaggaggaagagcagaagaAGGAGGTATTGTGCCCCAGTGACCTGCTCCCCACCCAGCTCCATCTCCAGAGGGCACAGGTGAGGTCCTGCACTCGCACCTCAGACTTTTGGGGACCAAATGTGTCCTAAAGCAAGCCCCAGGAGTGATggggccctgcagcagcacagcctggccctgagCCTGCTCACAGCCTACAGCTGCTCCTGGCCTGGCTCCTGCTGAGCAGGCAATGCCCATAAACACAAGCAGCGATGCGGAGGGAGGGCATGGAACGGGCTTGGATGTGAGGAGGCAGTAAATGCATCGCTGGGCTTTGGGTGCCTGCTACAGTCGCTTGTAAATGGTGAATGCACCTGGCACATGGTGCGGCCTGAAGCTGACGTCGGCTCCATGCACAAGGGAGGGGGTGGCTTTCACCTGGCCCCAGCACCCCTTGGGCCGTGTCCCCTTCCCAGGGAGCTGCTCCCCACGCTTGGCCGTGTCCATTGTCCGTGCAGCGCCCTTCTCCCGCTGTCAGGAATgcccccgtgtctcccagctgcagccaggggACGAGGGACCCTTTACCTCGTCCCTGCCCCCGCTGCTGCAGGggaggtgtggggctggggagatCCAGCTTCAGGCTCCTCCCAGTCCTGACCGACAAGCGAAGGGGCTGCCCTGCTCCAACGCCTCCCGCATCCCCACGGACTGTGCGGGGCCTCCAGCGGCCGCACACGGACCCCATGGACCCTGCGGGAGCCGCGGCACTGAGCGGGTGTGTGTGAAAGCTCCAGCAGGGATCCCGTccgtaccccccccccccccgcctgtCCGTCCCCACCGCTCAGCACCGCGCACAGCGCCTGGATGCGGCAGGGGGGGGGCAGCGCTCCGTTACTGGGCACCGCTGCGCTCCTCGGCCGCGGGGCCCTCGCTCCCCTCCTCGCAGCCCGCAGCATCCTCGGTGCTGGTCTCGCTCCCCTGCTGGCTGAGGCGGGGTCGGGCGGCGCCGGGCGCGCTCCCCGGCGCGTCCCCGCTGTCCTCCAGCTCCGAGTCCGAGTCGATGGAGCGGTCCCCGGGCTCTGCGGGACACGGGGGGCCCTgcggggagagggaggaaagctCCTGTTGTGGCTCCACAACgcggtcggggggggggggaatatcCCTATGGAAAAGCGAGTGTGCGCCGTACCCCTGCCGGCCGCGGTCCTGGGGCACGAAACCCTTCCGAGAGGAGTGGGGATGTGATGGAGCAAGGCAGGTTTTGTGAAGAAAGGGCAATGGGGTTGGCTGGCCCCATAGGACCATATGGGACAGTGGGGATGGGGAACGTCACTGGGGTAGCAGAGGGTGTgtggaggagctgctccaggccgCGTGTCCCCTATGGGTGCTCCCTTCCCCAGGCTCCTACCAGCTCAGAGCAGGTCCCTGCCTCCCCTGTGCCATCCGGAGCATGTTGGCTGCAGTCGCCCAGCGCCGCCGGCTCCTTGTTCTCAAAGATGGTAGGGTAGAAGATGATGAGTGCCTCGATGATGCGAGACTGGTGCGGGTAATCCACCAGCGAGGACAAGGAAATGGTGGCATCTGTGGGCCTGGGGCGCATCAGCGTTGGCCCGAAGACGATGCCCAGGTTGCTTGAGGTCATCTTGTTGTCCTGCTCCACTTCCACGatcctggggaggggggaactCGTGAGGAAGGAAGCAGGGATAAGGGATGCGTGGATGGGCAGGGTGCAGCCAGgctggaggagaagctgggTTGGTAACACAGGGGTCCCCTCAGGGCACACACGAGCTTCAGAATCGTACCTGTGGCCATGGATCTATCCCCCAGCCCCCGGGTGCTGTCCCCCCGG
The DNA window shown above is from Melopsittacus undulatus isolate bMelUnd1 chromosome 19, bMelUnd1.mat.Z, whole genome shotgun sequence and carries:
- the GPX4 gene encoding phospholipid hydroperoxide glutathione peroxidase GPX4, giving the protein MGWGQAVRGAVRAAVAAAAPVRGMCAQAEEWRSARAIYDFHALDIDGNDVSLEQYRGYVCIITNVASKUGKTAVNYTQLVDLHARYAERGLRILGFPCNQFGKQEPGDNAQIKAFAASYGVKFDMFSKIDVNGDDAHPLWKWMKDQPKGRGTLGNAIKWNFTKFLINREGQVVKRYSPMEDPYVIEKDLPAYL
- the POLR2E gene encoding DNA-directed RNA polymerases I, II, and III subunit RPABC1; protein product: MDDEEETYRLWKIRKTVMQLCHDRGYLVTQDELDQTLEEFKAQFGDKPSEGRPRRTDLTVLVAHNDDPTDQMFVFFPEEPKVGIKTIKMYCQRMQEENITRALIVVQQGMTPSAKQSLVDMAPKYILEQFLQQELLINITEHELVPEHVVMTKEEVTELLARYKLRENQLPRIQAGDPVARYFGIKRGQVVKIIRPSETAGRYITYRLVQ